The proteins below come from a single Alkaliphilus sp. B6464 genomic window:
- a CDS encoding HD domain-containing protein, which produces MNFKDRINKWEKWISDTYSKRDYEGILFRVDSKIRLQTYMDLFDEIPDKIKYVLFIEVYTRMDFGFHYIKPEFFQRILKYKPQSNNDKVAIELSSIDNKGFITVYRGEGSKSTPFDKAYSWTDDFNVALKFSSNWGNFDGKIYEAKIHTDHIIDFINKRNEREVLLFPDKLHKVKELDLYNLESMMVRLEDDGYLPWYLYFERKIKPDYFKEAYGIHGITHAKRVLFHSLCLGCLMELNNEDIMILGQTSIYHDIGRINDEKCNHHGKLSWLKINELRIAPAQELCNVDMEIVKFIIENHNLDDEIALKNIDKYSISKSEKPRAIKLYNIFCDCDSLDRVRINSFDVKYLRNSESKKLIMLAKEILSIIN; this is translated from the coding sequence ATGAACTTTAAAGATAGAATTAATAAATGGGAAAAATGGATTTCAGATACTTATAGTAAAAGGGATTATGAAGGTATTCTATTTAGAGTAGATAGCAAAATCCGACTACAAACTTATATGGATTTGTTTGATGAGATACCTGATAAAATTAAATATGTTCTTTTTATAGAAGTTTATACTAGAATGGATTTTGGCTTCCATTATATTAAACCAGAGTTTTTTCAGAGAATACTAAAATATAAACCACAGAGCAACAATGATAAAGTAGCGATAGAATTGTCTTCTATTGACAATAAGGGATTTATTACAGTATACAGAGGAGAAGGAAGTAAATCTACGCCGTTTGATAAGGCTTATTCTTGGACAGATGATTTTAATGTGGCGTTAAAATTTTCTAGTAATTGGGGTAATTTTGATGGTAAGATATACGAGGCTAAAATTCATACTGATCATATTATTGATTTTATTAATAAAAGAAATGAAAGAGAAGTATTATTATTTCCAGATAAACTTCATAAAGTTAAAGAACTAGATCTTTATAATTTAGAAAGCATGATGGTTCGATTAGAGGACGATGGCTATTTACCATGGTACTTATATTTTGAAAGAAAGATTAAGCCTGATTATTTTAAAGAAGCATATGGTATCCATGGCATAACACATGCTAAAAGGGTGCTTTTCCATTCATTGTGCTTAGGTTGCTTGATGGAACTTAACAATGAAGATATTATGATTCTAGGTCAGACGAGCATATATCATGATATTGGAAGAATAAATGATGAAAAATGTAATCATCATGGGAAATTGAGTTGGCTAAAAATAAATGAATTGAGAATTGCTCCTGCACAAGAACTCTGTAATGTTGACATGGAGATAGTTAAATTTATTATTGAGAATCATAATCTTGATGATGAAATAGCATTAAAAAACATAGACAAATATAGCATATCTAAAAGTGAAAAGCCAAGGGCTATTAAATTATATAATATATTTTGTGACTGCGATTCATTAGATAGAGTAAGAATAAATAGTTTTGATGTAAAATATCTTAGAAATTCTGAGTCTAAAAAACTTATTATGTTAGCAAAAGAGATATTATCAATTATTAATTAG
- a CDS encoding IS1 family transposase gives MDSEITDKLKDYLDIHETVRNLSINNPRLYRQIYDNKGMIYYLDIIFHNTNYSDVVAHSQKLLDRYWTEDRIVKELESIISIRQNPLELREETERLYKNINYKGFEFLLDLIIRKNKDMILIVEEYQNEILNLKQILKNNYLDENSESPIKRKDQFKRKLDTIYTEYGYLPNSIKIKQLNPSIYNLLGRFGGFKNIAKEFNYVTEDEIVSLFAYMIDEKKKIKCTVCGSDHIIKYGDSRDKSKYNQGYKCKKCNKRFNSRNIAKNNFEKILNTIRSENNLSDNTLLLFYKSDKNMVWNFNTNRPIFAYKYETPNKKTKKFIWTLDLFKRKLDSIYNEYGYMPKYIILEKEYDLASAFIKFGGYKKIVKQFRYITQKEIEDNPNIVNSIKH, from the coding sequence AAAGGTATGATTTACTATCTTGATATAATATTTCATAACACTAATTATTCTGATGTAGTAGCACATTCTCAAAAATTGTTAGATAGATATTGGACCGAAGATAGAATAGTAAAAGAATTAGAAAGTATTATAAGTATAAGGCAAAATCCTTTAGAATTGCGTGAAGAAACAGAAAGACTTTATAAAAATATTAATTACAAAGGTTTTGAGTTTTTATTAGATCTTATAATAAGAAAAAATAAAGACATGATATTAATAGTCGAAGAATATCAAAATGAAATACTTAATCTCAAACAAATATTAAAAAATAATTATCTTGATGAAAACAGTGAAAGTCCGATAAAAAGAAAAGACCAATTTAAACGAAAATTGGATACTATTTATACTGAATATGGTTATTTACCAAACTCAATAAAAATAAAGCAGTTAAACCCCTCTATCTATAATCTTTTAGGCCGATTTGGAGGATTCAAAAACATAGCCAAAGAATTTAATTATGTTACAGAGGATGAAATTGTCTCTCTTTTTGCTTATATGATTGATGAAAAAAAGAAAATTAAATGTACTGTCTGTGGCTCTGACCATATTATTAAGTATGGGGATAGTAGAGATAAATCTAAATATAATCAGGGATATAAATGTAAAAAATGCAACAAGAGATTTAATTCAAGAAATATAGCAAAAAATAATTTTGAAAAAATATTGAATACTATTAGAAGCGAAAATAATTTAAGCGATAATACTTTGCTTTTATTTTATAAATCGGATAAAAATATGGTTTGGAACTTTAATACTAATAGACCTATCTTTGCATATAAATACGAAACTCCTAACAAAAAAACAAAGAAGTTCATATGGACATTAGATTTATTTAAACGAAAATTAGATAGTATCTATAATGAATATGGATATATGCCAAAATATATTATTCTTGAAAAAGAGTATGATTTGGCATCAGCCTTCATAAAATTTGGAGGATATAAAAAAATAGTGAAACAGTTCAGGTATATTACACAGAAAGAAATTGAGGATAATCCTAACATTGTAAATTCTATTAAACATTGA